A window from Malassezia restricta chromosome I, complete sequence encodes these proteins:
- a CDS encoding adenylate cyclase: MDPEPDVRMPGGIIEHKVEQVKREDGQIYDTISPWLREDAKALLPSTPWPLKASEPPPEAHEPNHGLSLRSLNPFALIRQGMHARKGNLADKRSFRRDKHHKRLASSQSPSRLPVESEAQPSRASMLFEPLHYVSSNESAISAGKTHGVTLDTNLDKMDDIIARPRTSEDMLRASPSTPRRSVTRMTPIIPHHESRRSESVSPRSEAVHSPSMSPHGALFPGDLRAAPSIRSASPMFLPEAGPISTWKPPESWAVLSHAGEHHMKDVVGEYVDENEVAPSPTSHRLTDSDSSQIVIYEPVMEACSPAATMHMNPFDEMSEPRKPRFFRRAAPKEEDTEDACMPHVPSKKSALMSVGHAAFGRRHRSATASHFPFLRPRRTEATPPLDTPMLPQVPDPPAPLVFRSMDVDISTGKTFVRVYMQNDTYVILSCAVETAASELAYALGRHAAIPDPQGHRLFLYERGTDRPLAPTERPARILRRRLIQAGYTEADGLDELGRQDLSFLLRFVYRADRASTVRITPHEHQDQTYKHMNLQGMHLTMIPVPVYSCAEWVVSLDLSMNPLTDVPIDFVQLCKNLRMLRIASLALKRVPESVTAIQQLTHLDVSSNRLLDLDHIPLHTLPALKVIRANNNRLSSVPAYMPDMSALQYLNLSNNRLDTFPMRICAIPNLRDLDLSFNAISIIPPDIHRLVHLERLFLVGNNINRLPAEIQNLHALRVLDVRHTSLHALGDLLSLPQLERLLASHNYLTHIEGDVGHQLQMLELLHNPLTRVHLAASVTTSLTHLNLSHANLVTINESLFQSVPQLHSLVLDHNQFASLPPLGALGQLEYLSCATNALAHLPESIGSLSALAHLDVRDNNLRTLPQSLWHCHSLQTLNASSNVLSALPIPESTDMPLARSLVCMSIADNRFSDDVFAVLMHFHELEILNVSMNELYEVPSGALVAMPQLQELYMSSNSLSALPADDLEHLQQLRVLFINGNKLQSLPTELGRLKELRAIDAGNNALKYNIANWHYDWNWNANPELRYLNLSGNKRFEIKPKMADVHGREKNLADFNRLRHLRLLGLMEVTMTHQPLPDDSDHRRVRTTLAHLNAMPYGIADSIGFHDAFSVFDLVVPNFRGEENESLFGLIDGRSHSSLAGTRIARYITDRAAHVLDEELRRLPSPPAINDPVPMAIRRAFLRLNQMYAEYVLRVHAEHTEPPHTGEMHGSQEVFWGWGSVTSPDMHLWQSGAMALLAYQRQHTLYVANIGQTVAVLSRAGGLVRVLGKQHDPLHRDETERIRAAEGWVSLRNYVNDKTPVARAFGHFHLTPVITACPSVHSIELTDADEFVIVANTELWKYLSYQMAVDIARMDHNKPRIASQKLRDMAIAYGAKEPIAVMVVTVAGLFHEHLNVHATQRATVDKTLMRRGRNDMDSTLARLEREVMPPIGQVALVFTDIKNSTLLWETNPSMQSAIRLHNLLLRRQMRSIGGYEVKTEGDAFMVSFPSVCAALLWCFSVQMRLLTIDWPQEILDSPTTQTVYADDGTLLYRGLSVRIGVHWGCPVCEIDPVNNRMDYFGPMVNRAARISAAADGGQILVSRDVIQELERVFEKYKDDEHLPHSAGSEAVSHSGTPRDVVFLRRLGLGIISMGQRRLKGIEAPEHLSIVYPKMLAGRYTHLAGARRSSGLFQMYEPTKELLALTQVKQLGYVCLRLESLSNARCFPGIDPRDPWSDVVYEGRHRPSQPVPSAQRSALVQSCVERAPEMLIIASREDATDAELFPILRQLVTRIRNSIHTITLQYAKRAPDTSQVLELLFRGLEE; encoded by the coding sequence atggacccCGAGCCGGatgtgcgcatgccggGGGGTATCATTGAGCACAAAGTAGAGCAAGTAAAGCGAGAGGATGGCCAAATATACGATACCATTTCACCTTGGCTACGTGAAGATGCCAAAGCGCTTctgccatcgacgccaTGGCCTTTGAAGGCGTctgagccgccgcctgagGCGCATGAGCCGAATCACGGCTTGAGCCTGCGGTCTCTCAATCCCTTCGCTCTTATCCGTCAAGGAATGCATGCGCGAAAAGGAAATTTAGCAGACAAGCGCTCCTTCCGGAGAGACAAGCATCACAAGCGTCTTGCATCTTCCCAGAGCCCCTCGCGGCTTCCTGTCGAGTCAGAGGCACAAccgtcgcgcgcatctaTGCTGTTCGAGCCGCTGCACTACGTGTCTTCAAATGAGTCAGCTATATCGGCGGGAAAAACACACGGTGTCACGCTCGATACAAATCTTGATAAGATGGACGACATCATTGCTCGTCCTCGAACGAGTGAGGACATGCTTCGTGCCTCGCCATCCACTCCTAGGAGGAGTGTGACCAGAATGACACCTATCATACCTCATCATGAATCTCGGCGAAGCGAGTCGGTCTCTCCGCGATCTGAGGCAGTCCACTCTCCCAGCATGTCACCTCACGGCGCCTTGTTTCCTGGCGATCTGAGAGCCGCGCCGAGTATTCGCAGTGCTAGTCCCATGTTTTTGCCTGAAGCGGGGCCTATCTCGACATGGAAGCCGCCTGAAAGCTGGGCAGTTCTCTCACATGCCGGCGAACACCACATGAAAGATGTGGTAGGCGAATATGTGGATGAGAACGAGGTGGCTCCATCGCCAACGTCGCACCGTCTCACGGATAGCGACTCATCCCAAATTGTGATTTATGAACCTGTGATGGAGGCCTGCTCTCCTgccgcgacgatgcacaTGAATCCTTTTGACGAGATGTCCGAGCCGAGAAAGCCCCGCTTTTTCCGGCGTGCCGCCCCCAAGGAAGAAGACACGGAGGATGCCTGCATGCCGCATGTGCCATCGAAAAAGTCAGCACTCATGTCCGTGGGGCATGCAGCATTTGGGCGACGCCACCGCTCGGCTACTGCCTCCCACTTTCCTTTTTTGCGGCCGCGACGCACTGAAGCCACACCGCCGCTGGATACCCCGATGTTGCCTCAGGTGCCGGATCCGCCCGCCCCGCTCGTGTTCCGTTCGATGGACGTCGATATATCTACAGGCAAGACATTCGTGCGTGTGTATATGCAGAACGATACTTATGTGATTCTGTCCTGTGCCGTCGAGACCGCCGCGTCGGAACTCGCCTATGCTCTGGGACGACATGCGGCGATTCCGGACCCCCAAGGTCACCGCCTGTTTCTATatgagcgcggcacggacCGGCCACTTGCGCCTACCGAACGTCCTGCGCGTATACTTCGACGCCGACTCATCCAGGCCGGCTACACGGAAGCGGATGGGCTGGATGAGTTGGGCCGGCAAGATCTGAGTTTCTTGCTTCGCTTCGTCTACCGTGCTGACCGTGCGTCTACTGTGAGAATCACGCCGCACGAGCACCAGGATCAGACGTACAAGCACATGAATCTGCAGGGCATGCACCTTACCATGATTCCTGTGCCTGTATACAGCTGTGCTGAGTGGGTGGTGAGCCTGGATCTGTCTATGAATCCACTGACGGACGTGCCGATCGACTTTGTGCAATTGTGCAAAAacctgcgcatgctccgcATCGCATCTCTGGCACTGAAGCGCGTGCCTGAGAGTGTCACGGCCATCCAGCAACTCACGCATCTCGACGTGAGCTCCAATCGACTGCTGGATCTGGACCATATTCCCCTCCACACACTGCCAGCCCTCAAAGTGATCCGTGCGAACAACAATCGGCTGTCCAGTGTGCCGGCGTATATGCCGGACATGTCCGCGCTGCAGTACCTGAATCTGTCGAACAACCGTCTAGACACGTTTCCCATGCGTATCTGTGCGATTCCGAACCTGAGGGACCTGGACCTGTCGTTCAACGCCATCAGTATCATCCCCCCTGATATACATCGTCTCGTGCATCTCGAGCGGCTCTTTCTCGTGGGCAACAACATCAACCGTCTACCTGCTGAAATACAGAACTTGCATGCATTGCGcgtgctcgatgtgcgGCACACGAgtctgcatgcgctgggcgACCTGCTATCGCTCCCCcaactcgagcgcctcttggCTTCGCACAATTACCTGACGCACATCGAGGGGGATGTCGGGCACCAGCTGCAAATGCTAGAGCTCTTACACAACCCACTTACACGCGTTCATCTGGCAGCCTCTGTCACGACGTCGCTAACGCACCTCAACCTGTCGCACGCGAACCTCGTGACCATCAATGAAAGCCTGTTTCAGTCCGTCCCACAGCTCCACTCCCTGGTGCTGGACCACAACCAATTCGCGTCGCTACCTCCCCTCGGAGCCTTGGGCCAGCTCGAGTATCTAAGCTGTGCCACgaatgcgctggcgcaccTCCCCGAGTCCATCGGCTCGCTGTCGGCACTGGCGCACCTTGATGTGCGTGACAACAATTTGCGCACGTTGCCTCAGAGTCTATGGCACTGCCACAGCCTGCAGACCCTCAATGCCAGCTCCAATGTACTCAGTGCGCTGCCCATACCCGAATCGACCGATATGCCGCTGGCGCGCTCTCTGGTGTGCATGAGCATTGCGGATAACCGATTTTCGGACGATGTGTTTGCTGTGCTCATGCACTTTCATGAGCTCGAAATCCTGAATGTCTCGATGAATGAGCTGTACGAGGTGCCGTCCggtgcgctcgtcgcgatgcCCCAGCTGCAGGAACTGTATATGTCGTCGAACAGTCTGAGCGCCCTGCCTGCCGACGATCTTGAGCatctgcagcagctgcgcgtcCTCTTTATTAACGGCAACAAACTCCAGTCGCTGCCGACCGAGCTGGGCCGGCTCaaggagctgcgcgccatcgacgcagGGAACAATGCTCTCAAGTACAACATCGCCAACTGGCACTATGACTGGAACTGGAATGCGAACCCTGAGCTGCGGTACCTGAACTTGTCCGGCAACAAGCGCTTCGAGATCAAGCCCAAGATGGCTGATGTCCACGGCCGTGAAAAGAATTTGGCCGACTTCAATCGCCTGCGCCATctgcgcctgctgggccTGATGGAAGTGACCATGACGCACCAGCCGCTTCCCGATGACTCCGATCACCGCCGTGTGCGTACTACGCTAGCGCATCTCAACGCGATGCCGTATGGCATTGCTGACTCGATTGGCTTCCATGACGCGTTTAGTGTGTTTGATCTTGTGGTGCCCAATTTCCGTGGCGAAGAGAACGAGAGTCTGTTTGGTCTGATTGATGGCCGCTCGCACTCGTCGCTCGCTGGCACACGTATCGCGCGGTACATTACGGACCGCGCCGCTCATGTCCTTGACGAGGAGTTGAGGCGACTGCCGTCGCCGCCCGCCATCAACGACCCGGTGCCGATGGCGATCCGGCGTGCATTTCTGCGACTCAACCAAATGTATGCCGAGTACGTCCTCCGCGTGCATGCAGAGCACACAGAGCCTCCGCATACAGGCGAGATGCATGGATCTCAGGAGGTCTTTTGGGGCTGGGGCTCCGTGACATCGCCGGATATGCACCTGTGGCAGAGTGGCGCCATGGCACTGTTGGCGTaccagcggcagcacaCGCTGTACGTCGCCAATATCGGGCAAACGGTGGCCGTGCTCTCGCGCGCTGGCGGCttggtgcgtgtgcttgGCAAGCAGCACGATCCACTCCATCGCGACGAAACGGAACGCATTCGAGCCGCCGAGGGATGGGTATCGCTGCGCAACTATGTCAACGACAAGACTCCGGTGGCCCGGGCCTTTGGTCATTTTCACCTGACACCGGTCATTACAGCGTGTCCCTCTGTCCACTCGATCGAGCTGACTGATGCAGACGAGTTTGTGATTGTGGCCAACACAGAGCTGTGGAAGTACCTCTCTTACCAAATGGCCGTGGATATCGCGCGCATGGACCACAACAAACCGCGCATTGCATCTCAGAAGCTCCGCGATATGGCTATTGCGTACGGCGCCAAGGAGCCTATCGCGGTGATGGTTGTGACGGTCGCTGGCCTCTTCCACGAGCACCTCAATGTTCAcgcgacgcagcgtgccACCGTGGACAAAACCctcatgcgccgcggccgcaATGATATGGACAGCACCCTCGCCCGCCTCGAGCGTGAAGTGATGCCACCCATTGGACAGGTGGCGCTCGTGTTCACCGATATCAAGAATTCGACGCTGCTATGGGAGACGAATCCCAGTATGCAGTCAGCGATTCGGCTCCATAACCTGCTGCTTCGGCGCCAGATGCGGAGTATCGGCGGATACGAAGTCAAGACAGAAGGCGACGCGTTCATGGTATCGTTCCCGTCGGTCTGTGCGGCCTTGCTGTGGTGCTTTAGTGTCCAGATGCGTCTGCTCACCATCGACTGGCCTCAGGAAATTCTCGACTCGCCCACGACCCAAACGGTCTacgccgacgacggcacACTCCTGTACCGCGGACTCAGCGTGCGCATTGGTGTGCACTGGGGCTGCCCTGTATGTGAGATCGATCCCGTCAACAACCGCATGGACTACTTTGGGCCGATGGTCAATCGAGCGGCCCGAATCAGCGCTGCCGCGGACGGCGGTCAAATTTTGGTCAGCCGCGATGTGATCCAGGAGTTGGAGCGCGTATTTGAAAAGTACAAGGACGACGAACATTTGCCGCACTCGGCAGGCAGCGAGGCGGTGTCCCACAGCGGCACACCGCGCGACGTGGTATTTCTTCGTCGGCTGGGTCTAGGTATCATTTCCATgggccagcgccgcctgaaGGGCATTGAGGCGCCCGAGCATCTCTCGATTGTATACCCCAAGATGCTCGCAGGACGGTACACGCACCtcgctggcgcgcgacgtAGCAGCGGCCTGTTCCAAATGTACGAACCCACCAAGGAACTACTGGCACTCACGCAGGTCAAGCAACTGGGCTATGTGTGTCTGCGTCTCGAGTCACTTTCGAATGCGCGGTGTTTCCCAGGGATTGATCCTCGGGATCCGTGGTCAGACGTCGTGTATGAAGGCCGTCACAGGCCCAGCCAGCCCGTTCCCagcgcgcagcgcagcgcgtTGGTTCAATCGtgcgtcgagcgcgcacCTGAGATGCTGATTATCGCTTCGCGCGAGGATGCTACAGACGCCGAACTATTTCCTATCTTGCGCCAGCTTGTCACGCGCATTCGGAACAGCATCCACACGATCACGCTCCAGTACGCGAAGCGCGCTCCCGACACGTCCCAGGTGCTGGAGCTCCTCTTCCGCGGACTGGAAGAGTAG
- a CDS encoding solute carrier family 25 (mitochondrial phosphate transporter), member 3, producing MSYIQNFMGASYPIHSAAEIKDAVTPAKPPTGVDLYARFALAGAICCGVTHGAMTPIDVVKTRIQLEPAVYNKGMFGSFSQIVRAEGAGALLTGFGPTCLGYFLQGGLKFGGYELFKKVIVENIGMKTAQENRMSVYLAASALAEFVADIALCPLEATRIRLVSQPTFASGLAGGFARIAREEGVMGFYAGFGPILFKQVPYNMAKFATMEIVLEQALKLYGKSKSELTSTEAPVFNLGSGLIAGFAAATISQPADTLLSKVNKTKAAPGETTGGRLFKLSKELGVRGLFTGLKTRLVMVGTLTALQFSIYGEIKKALGATNSVEISKA from the coding sequence ATGTCGTACATCCAGAACTTCATGGGCGCTTCGTACCCTATTCACTCCGCCGCTGAGATCAAGGATGCCGTCACGCCCGCCAAGCCCCCGACGGGTGTGGACCTGTACGCTCGTTTCGCCCTGGCTGGTGCTATTTGCTGTGGTGTGACGCACGGTGCCATGACGCCTATTGACGTCGTCAAGACCCGTATCCAGCTCGAGCCTGCCGTGTACAACAAGGGCATGTTCGGCAGCTTCAGCCAGATCGTGCGTGCTGAGGGTGCTGGTGCTCTGCTCACCGGTTTCGGCCCTACCTGCTTGGGTTACTTCCTGCAGGGTGGTCTTAAGTTCGGTGGTTACGAGCTGTTCAAGAAGGTGATTGTCGAGAACATTGGTATGAAGACGGCCCAGGAGAACCGCATGAGCGTCTACCTCGCCGCCTCGGCCCTTGCCGAGTTTGTGGCTGACATTGCTCTCTGCCCTCTGGAGGCCACGCGTATTCGTCTCGTGTCGCAGCCCACGTTCGCTAGCGGTCTCGCTGGTGGTTTCGCTCGTATTGCCCGTGAGGAGGGTGTTATGGGCTTCTACGCCGGTTTCGGTCCTATCCTGTTCAAGCAGGTGCCTTACAACATGGCCAAGTTCGCTACGATGGAGAttgtgctggagcaggccCTCAAGCTCTACGGCAAGAGCAAGTCGGAGCTTACTTCTACGGAGGCCCCTGTGTTCAACCTTGGCTCGGGTCTGATTGCCGGTTTCGCTGCTGCCACGATCTCGCAGCCTGCTGACACGCTGCTCTCGAAGGTAAACAAGACCAAGGCCGCGCCCGGTGAGACGACGGGTGGCCGTCTCTTCAAGCTGTCGAAGGAACTCGGTGTGCGTGGTCTCTTCACGGGTCTCAAGACGCGTCTTGTCATGGTCGGTACCCTCACGGCCCTGCAGTTCAGTATCTACGGTGAGATCAAGAAGGCTCTCGGTGCCACCAACTCGGTCGAGATCTCCAAGGCCTAA
- a CDS encoding sulfate adenylyltransferase, which translates to MVNPPHGGVLKDLLARDASIAASLLEEAETLPDIVLNERQLCDLELIITGGFSPLEGFMNKADYEGCLTNMRLADGSLFPMPITLDVSKEQVQSLGLEEGRRVTLRDPRDDAVIAILTVSDLFDVDRSREAKLVMGADDQAHPAVAFLYNNVKDVYVGGAVQAINKPQYFDYVELRFTPAELRHHFNKVAWRRVVAFQTRNPMHRAHRELTVRAARKLQANVLIHPVVGLTKPGDVDHYTRVRVYQSLMPRYPKGMATLALLPLAMRMAGPREALWHAIIRKNFGVSHFIVGRDHAGPGKNSQGEDFYGPYDAQDLVKKYTEELGIEMVPFQMMTYLPDTDEYQPVDEVPAGAATLNISGTELRKRLRTGAPIPEWFSYESVVKTLRESYPPKTSQGFTILLTGLLNSGKDQIARALQVKLHEQGGRSVSLLLGDTVRHELSSELGFSPEDRHKNLQRIAFVACELTRAGAAVIASPIAPYEHSRRLARETILKGGGSNNFFLVHVATPIEYCEKHDRRGNYAKARRGEIQGFTGVDDVYEAPNDADLVVDVSQQSIAEITHSIVLLLEANGLI; encoded by the coding sequence ATGGTCAATCCTCCGCACGGTGGTGTTCTTAAGGATCTcttggcgcgcgatgcgtctatcgcggcgtcgctgctggaagagGCAGAAACGCTGCCTGACATTGTCCTCAACGAGCGCCAACTGTGTGACTTGGAGCTCATCATCACCGGTGGCTTCTCGCCGCTCGAAGGCTTCATGAACAAGGCGGATTATGAGGGATGCCTTACCAACATGCGTCTCGCTGACGGCTCTCTGTTCCCGATGCCCATCACGCTCGATGTGTCCAAGGAGCAAGTGCAGTCGCTGGGTCTGGAGGAAGGTCGCCGTGTGACGCTCCGTGACccgcgcgacgatgccgtCATTGCGATTCTGACCGTGTCGGACCTGTTTGATGTCGATCGTTCGCGCGAAGCCAAGCTTGTTATGGGTGCGGATGACCAGGCCCACCCTGCCGTCGCCTTTCTGTACAACAACGTCAAGGACGTGTACGTCGGCGGTGCTGTGCAGGCCATCAACAAGCCACAATACTTTGACTacgtcgagctgcgctTCACGCCAGCTGAGTTGCGCCACCACTTCAACAAGGTcgcgtggcgccgcgtcgtggctTTCCAGACTCGTAACCCGATGCACCGCGCGCACCGTGAACTGACCGTCCGTGCGGCTCGTAAGCTGCAGGCCAATGTCCTCATCCATCCCGTTGTTGGCCTGACCAAGCCGGGTGATGTCGACCACTacacgcgcgtgcgtgtctACCAGAGCCTGATGCCCCGCTACCCGAAGGGTATGGCCACACTTGCGCTCCTGCCACTTGCCATGCGTATGGCTGGACCTCGTGAGGCATTGTGGCACGCGATTATTCGCAAGAACTTTGGTGTATCGCACTTTATTGTTGGTCGTGATCACGCTGGCCCTGGCAAGAACAGCCAAGGCGAAGACTTTTACGGCCCGTACGATGCGCAAGATCTCGTCAAAAAGTACACGGAGGAGCTTGGCATCGAGATGGTGCCGTTCCAGATGATGACGTATCTGCCTGACACAGACGAGTACCAGCCTGTGGACGAGGTGCCGGCGGGTGCTGCGACGCTCAACATTAGCGGTACGGAGCTCCGTAAGCGTCTGCGCACTGGTGCGCCTATCCCCGAGTGGTTCAGCTACGAGAGTGTCGTCAAGACGCTCCGTGAAAGCTACCCACCCAAGACGAGCCAAGGCTTTACGATCCTGCTCACAGGTTTGCTGAATTCGGGCAAGGACCAAATTGCTCGTGCGCTCCAGGTCAAGCTCCACGAGCAGGGTGGTCGCAGTGTCTCGCTTCTGCTCGGTGATACTGTGCGTCATGAGCTGTCATCGGAGCTTGGTTTCTCGCCGGAAGACCGCCACAAGAACCTGCAGCGTATCGCTTTTGTGGCTTGTGAGCTTACGCGCGCAGGTGCTGCTGTGATTGCGTCGCCCATCGCTCCGTATGAGCATTCGCGCCGCCTTGCGCGCGAGACGATCCTCAAGGGGGGTGGTTCCAACAACTTCTTCCtcgtgcacgtcgcgacgccGATCGAGTACTGTGAGAAGCACGACCGCCGCGGCAACTATGCCAAGGCTCGTCGCGGTGAAATCCAGGGCTTCACGGGTGTTGACGACGTTTACGAGGCCCCTAATGATGCAGATCTCGTCGTGGATGTATCGCAGCAAAGCATTGCTGAGATTACGCATTCGATTGTGCTGCTCCTGGAAGCCAACGGGCTCATTTAA
- a CDS encoding histone-like transcription factor (CBF/NF-Y), producing the protein MDTTAPVEQAMPLLPEHPEAPVDMPAPEASESTKEAVAPSTSSRRAPRPSLPPQKGTTVFPLARVSKIIKADSAVDICSKEATFLISAATELFVRKFAEEGCTNARLEKRKMVRYDDMAKAVMQNEYMDFLRDIVPMTMPLSMALKLREERDPPTAEPSDAPQQDKKLDKDETPFEAPATPQASDANDVSMDEAGHDASQQEMVGHVV; encoded by the exons ATGGATACGACGGCCCCCGTGGAGCAGGCCATGCCTCTGCTGCCAGAGCATCCTGAAGCGCCTGTGGATATGCCTGCACCAGAGGCGAGCGAGTCGACCAAAGAAGCTGTGGCGCCTAGTACTTCttcacgacgcgcaccgcGCCCATCCCTGCCGCCTCAGAAAGGCACGACGGTTTTTCCGCTGGCGCGTGTATCGAAAATCATCAAGGCGGATAGTGCTGTGGACATTTGCAGTAAAGAAGCTACGTTTCTTATAAGTGCAGCTACG GAGCTGTTTGTACGCAAGTTTGCTGAGGAAGGATGTACCAATGCGCGGTTGGAGAAGCGCAAAATGGTCCGCTACGATGATATGG CCAAAGCCGTGATGCAAAATGAATACATGGACTTTTTACGAGACATTGTCCCCATGACGATGCCCTTGTCAATGGCCTTGAAGCTGCGTGAAGAGCGCGATCCACCGACCGCCGAGCCGTCTGATGCGCCACAGCAAGACAAGAAACTAGACAAAGACGAGACACCCTTCGaggcgccagcgacgccgcaGGCCTCGGACGCGAACGACGTGtccatggacgaggccggccacgacgcgtcaCAGCAGGAAATGGTTGGCCACGTGGTGTAA
- a CDS encoding ATP-dependent DNA helicase 2 subunit 1, producing the protein MDATEPAASALPWEGYFHRDAVLFVIDAGMHMHEEVEHETAFIMALRAALRFMHIKLVSSPKDYVGIMLWNTDASRMITPSKNPYYPHTIEYARLKQVDVPTTFELQQLLTALQADPPAARTRFPPASSTMNVDHVLANALHVITASVRAGTRRVFFLTNQDEPHAPPHKKYIQKACIDRIRDYYRRGIEVEPFFLGSSFRMHAFYADILGVYDDGLLQDTLRPWRLRQLQDQNGPKRSAWDSTSKFAELEEQISSREMPKRVVLDLLMDLGPLSKTSHATRWRIHVKGYSLISEATRDLPVKVTSYGHEDPYDLYEVVNITRPVRAANGEPVQAEQITNAYELRAASSHDYVTFSDEEMQGLRQCGSIPGLVLLGFKDRSTLHFYENIKHAYFLYPSDLEHPGSKCAFAALLQSMLTKDKLALTLFTPRENTTPSIAVLLPQAEELDEDGQQCQPPGMHLIVMPFADDIRTPPPIKTLSAKPEQVGAASKIIESYTRKSPFNPDVFVNPALQFHYDLLVAQAFHTPMPTYRDTILPDYDMIERRSRSFIQAWHETLQQDARVQTDKAVESSSAVPDDLVRRLHRQGTLGQLTVHDLKQACDMYGLRKHSRKAELVDTLSQHLSSH; encoded by the coding sequence ATGGACGCCACGGAGCCGGCGGCGTCCGCGCTGCCTTGGGAGGGCTACTTTCACCGCGATGCGGTCCTCTTTGTTATCGATGCTGGCATGCACATGCATGAAGAGGTGGAACATGAGACCGCATTTATCATGGCATTGCGCGCGGCTCTGCGCTTCATGCATATCAAGCTCGTCAGCTCGCCCAAAGATTATGTCGGTATTATGCTATGGAATACCGATGCGTCGCGGATGATCACGCCGAGCAAGAACCCTTATTATCCGCATACGATCGAGTATGCACGGCTTAAGCAGGTTGATGTGCCGACGACCTTTGAGCTGCAACAGCTTTTGACCGCGCTGCAAGCCGATccgccagcggcgcgcacgcgttTCCCACCTGCTAGCTCGACCATGAATGTGGACCACGTCTTGGCGAATGCCTTGCATGTGATCACTGCCAGCGTCCGGGCCGGCACACGTCGTGTGTTTTTCCTCACCAACCAGGACGAGCCACATGCTCCTCCTCACAAGAAGTATATCCAGAAAGCGTGCATTGATCGAATTCGCGACTATTACCGACGTGGTATTGAGGTGGAGCCTTTCTTCCTCGGAAGCTCGTTTCGTATGCACGCATTCTATGCCGACATATTGGGCGTGTATGACGACGGTTTGCTGCAGGATACCCTACGCCCGTGGCGTTTGCGGCAGTTGCAGGACCAAAATGGGCCAAAGCGCAGTGCGTGGGACTCGACGTCCAAATTTGCGGAGCTGGAGGAGCAGATCAGCAGTCGCGAGATGCCCAAGCGTGTCGTCCTAGATCTGCTGATGGACCTCGGGCCGCTGTCCAAGACGTCCCATGCCACACGATGGCGCATTCACGTCAAGGGCTACAGCCTCATTTCGGAGGCCACGCGCGACTTGCCAGTCAAGGTGACATCTTATGGCCACGAGGATCCATATGATTTGTACGAGGTCGTGAACATCACACGCCCTGTCCGCGCTGCCAATGGCGAGCCTGTGCAGGCGGAACAGATCACGAATGCGTACGAGCTACGTGCAGCGTCGTCCCATGACTATGTTACGTTTAGTGATGAAGAAATGCAGGGCCTTCGACAGTGTGGCAGTATTCCGGGTCTCGTGCTACTAGGCTTCAAGGACCGCTCCACGCTGCACTTTTACGAGAATATCAAGCACGCCTACTTTTTGTACCCCTCGGACCTCGAGCATCCGGGGAGCAAGTGTGCCTTCGCGGCCCTCCTCCAATCCATGCTGACGAAAGACAAGCTGGCTCTGACGCTGTTTACGCCGCGTGAAAATACCACACCGAGTATCGCCGTGCTTCTACCCCAGGCAGAAGAGCTAGATGAGGATGGACAGCAGTGCCAGCCCCCAGGAATGCATTTGATCGTGATGCCGTTCGCCGACGACATCCGCACGCCTCCCCCGATCAAGACACTCTCGGCCAAGCCCGAGCAAGTCGGCGCAGCCAGCAAAATCATCGAGAGCTATACCCGCAAAAGCCCCTTTAATCCCGACGTCTTTGTGAACCCGGCCCTGCAGTTTCATTACGACCTGCTCGTGGCCCAGGCTTTTCATACCCCTATGCCGACGTATCGTGACACTATCTTGCCCGACTATGACATGATCGAGCGGCGCTCTCGGTCGTTCATTCAAGCATGGCACGAAACTTTGCAACAGGACGCGCGCGTTCAAACGGACAAGGCCGTCGAAAGCTCATCGGCTGTGCCAGACGACTTGGTCCGCCGGCTGCATCGACAAGGTACCTTGGGCCAGCTCACGGTGCACGACCTCAAGCAGGCGTGCGACATGTATGGCTTGCGAAAGCACAGCCGGAAAGCCGAGCTCGTGGATACGTTATCCCAACACCTATCTTCTCACTAG